One genomic segment of Theobroma cacao cultivar B97-61/B2 chromosome 6, Criollo_cocoa_genome_V2, whole genome shotgun sequence includes these proteins:
- the LOC18595392 gene encoding vegetative cell wall protein gp1: MNASRVVLVMLALLLISQIVTEARSHSHHRGQKEELRTRRGSSRSRGSGGRRASRSSNCDPFFLYLFGTCGQWPFPTAPSPDNPFEPTPRPSPRRRSPPLPPPVVQPPLLPSPPPLLPSPPPPITSPPPSSPPPSPPPPSLPPPSPPPPFPSPPPPLVPSPPPPSISPPTLPFVFPPPPLVSSPPPPEITPSPIFPWLSPPDINADTPPIRLFSPPPDLFLPPPEEDTPPDELTPAPPLVPFFSPPDEFRPATPLLPIFAPPSEPNLPPDEFQPAPPFLPISFPPPAQDFPPDETEPTPLVPIFSSPPEPPQIPLLPPEQPFTFTPPIETNPGAPNLFLPPPVIPAIPEIPDQQALPFSSTPPAPDTGFVEPVQPMSPPQPFLPPFQLPPSDSPPFKS, from the coding sequence ATGAACGCAAGCAGAGTCGTTTTGGTAATGTTAGCTTTACTTTTGATCAGCCAAATTGTCACAGAAGCCCGGTCACATTCCCATCATAGAGGTCAAAAAGAAGAACTAAGAACAAGAAGAGGAAGCAGTAGAAGTAGGGGCAGTGGCGGGAGAAGAGCGAGTAGATCTTCAAACTGTGATCCATTTTTCCTGTACCTGTTTGGAACCTGTGGTCAATGGCCTTTCCCAACTGCTCCCTCTCCAGATAACCCATTTGAGCCCACACCAAGGCCCTCCCCTCGACGGAGATCGCCACCGTTGCCCCCACCGGTTGTACAACCCCCTTTACTACCTTCTCCTCCTCCATTACTCCCATCACCACCACCACCCATCACTTCCCCACCACCATCATCTCCACCACCATCGCCCCCTCCTCCATCACTCCCACCCCCATCACCACCGCCACCATTTCCGTCACCACCTCCACCATTAGTGCCgtcaccaccaccaccatcaATCTCACCTCCAACTTTACCATTTGTATTCCCACCGCCACCACTAGTCTCTTCACCACCTCCACCTGAAATCACTCCATCCCCAATCTTTCCATGGCTATCTCCTCCAGATATAAACGCAGACACCCCGCCCATTCGACTTTTCTCACCACCGCCGGACCTTTTTCTTCCGCCACCGGAAGAAGATACTCCCCCAGATGAGTTGACACCAGCACCACCTCTAGTCCCATTTTTTTCTCCGCCAGATGAATTCAGACCAGCAACGCCACTTCTGCCCATATTTGCTCCACCATCGGAGCCAAACTTGCCACCGGATGAGTTTCAACCAGCACCACCATTTTTGCCCATATCTTTTCCACCACCAGCACAAGATTTTCCGCCTGATGAGACTGAACCGACACCGCTCGTCCCAATATTTTCTTCACCACCCGAGCCTCCACAAATTCCATTGCTACCACCAGAACAACCCTTTACATTTACACCACCTATTGAAACAAACCCTGGTGCaccaaatctttttctgccACCTCCAGTAATTCCTGCTATCCCCGAGATTCCTGATCAGCAGGCACTTCCATTTTCTTCCACTCCACCAGCGCCAGATACCGGTTTCGTCGAGCCAGTGCAGCCGATGTCACCTCCACAGCCTTTCTTGCCACCATTCCAGCTTCCTCC